In Erythrobacter sp. F6033, a single genomic region encodes these proteins:
- a CDS encoding LysR family transcriptional regulator: protein MMNWDDYRLVLAMARAGSIRGAASLLSVNHATVSRRLAQLGDAIGDPVFERVAGGYRPTLLGNELVAAAEKMELVSTEAERRSRALSSDLRGPVKLSIPEVIGRHLLLDDLNELVAEYPDIELTIDVSYDFADLNRSQADIVVRNTPSPPDHFVGRRLFPLALCHYCKRGYLEAVPENDRVWLTRSRDTAHLEWIARSPFPDAGLGPVIEDIGLRHEAAARGQGMIFGACYIADSDPRMMRIAGSTPEPLADLWVLTHPDLKKVPRISQTMSFLYERLSRHRDLIEGRLPRDNSL from the coding sequence ATGATGAATTGGGATGATTATCGTCTGGTGCTCGCCATGGCCCGGGCGGGCTCGATAAGAGGGGCGGCATCGCTGCTATCTGTCAACCATGCCACCGTATCTCGGCGCCTAGCTCAGTTGGGTGATGCCATTGGCGACCCGGTGTTTGAACGGGTCGCTGGGGGCTATCGACCCACGCTTCTTGGCAATGAATTGGTCGCCGCAGCCGAAAAGATGGAACTTGTATCTACAGAGGCGGAGAGGCGATCGCGCGCTTTGTCGAGCGACCTAAGGGGGCCGGTAAAATTATCCATCCCGGAAGTAATCGGCCGCCACCTTCTGCTTGATGACCTGAATGAATTGGTGGCGGAATATCCAGATATCGAACTGACGATCGATGTGTCTTATGACTTTGCCGACCTCAATCGTTCACAGGCGGATATTGTTGTAAGGAACACACCTTCACCGCCCGATCATTTCGTGGGCAGGCGCTTGTTCCCCCTCGCTTTATGCCACTACTGCAAGCGTGGATATTTGGAGGCTGTGCCGGAGAATGATCGTGTATGGCTGACGCGTTCGCGCGATACCGCTCATCTCGAGTGGATAGCTCGATCTCCCTTTCCCGATGCCGGCCTGGGCCCTGTGATCGAAGATATCGGTCTTCGTCACGAAGCCGCTGCGCGCGGTCAAGGGATGATTTTCGGAGCATGTTATATCGCGGATTCCGATCCGCGCATGATGCGTATTGCTGGAAGCACGCCTGAGCCGCTTGCAGACTTATGGGTGCTCACACATCCCGACCTGAAAAAGGTACCGCGCATTTCGCAGACAATGAGCTTCCTATACGAACGACTGTCCCGGCATCGTGACCTTATTGAGGGGCGCTTGCCGCGCGACAACTCTCTCTAG
- a CDS encoding TonB-dependent receptor, producing the protein MNSLKARIARTLSHIAIASCVACSPAYAQDEAGSATTDPVVYDEAYFAPFAPRTSLDMVRQVPGFAIVLADDRRGLGQGGANVLIDGERIPGKAEDALDALSRIAAADVARIEVIDGTTLGISGLVGQVVNVIRRRSGISGSFGYEASVGTDDAPPQFGKANLAVNGGTDRLSWSVALAHDQVRSRLFGQEVVRGPAGNLLDSRIDEQFFIGDQPTLSGSIKRTGPGGDILNLSAELQLLSFEFSENSERFGSDGLQTAPDRTRNLIRDEGRTKYEIGGDYAFDLGEGRFKLIGLHTSDDTFRAPAVVTSFSDVSPVAGTEFRRDARAIESIARAEYAWSAGQSNWEISVEGALNSLDVENALAVRDANGALQNIDFPDSSVKEERAEAIINYARPLSPNLSLQAALGGEYSQIQQSGAADLTRSFIRPKGSLALAWRASPNLDVSTSLEREVGQLNFFDFIASVDPNNGDDVGTNPNLRPPQSWVLDVEATRALGKAGNITLRAYREWISDIVDQVPIGADGEAPGNIDTASRYGLEWTSTILGDAVGIPGARLNTTLALERSRVIDPLTGARREITRNRQRRLKIDFRHDIPRSDIAWGASWQNDRDAAIVRLDSVFRETRTPGHAELFVEHKNFMGLTVRAAAVNVLDDKRAGERRVFNGRRTDPLAFSESRMLGEGLIFRLRIEGSF; encoded by the coding sequence ATGAATTCTCTAAAAGCGCGCATTGCGCGAACGCTGTCCCATATCGCAATTGCGAGTTGCGTGGCGTGCTCGCCAGCCTACGCACAGGACGAAGCAGGATCCGCAACAACCGATCCCGTTGTCTATGATGAAGCGTATTTTGCGCCATTCGCACCGCGCACATCACTAGACATGGTGCGCCAAGTGCCCGGCTTTGCAATTGTGTTGGCCGATGATCGCAGAGGGCTGGGTCAGGGCGGCGCCAATGTGTTGATCGATGGGGAGCGCATTCCAGGAAAAGCTGAAGATGCGCTCGATGCTCTGTCACGTATTGCTGCTGCTGACGTTGCTCGCATCGAGGTAATTGATGGTACGACACTCGGGATCTCCGGTCTTGTTGGGCAGGTAGTAAACGTGATCCGACGGCGCTCGGGCATAAGCGGCAGTTTCGGTTATGAAGCCAGTGTCGGGACCGACGATGCGCCGCCGCAATTTGGCAAAGCAAACTTAGCCGTGAACGGAGGCACTGACCGACTATCTTGGTCCGTAGCATTGGCTCATGATCAGGTTCGCTCAAGACTGTTTGGCCAGGAAGTTGTCCGCGGCCCGGCCGGAAATTTGTTGGACTCGCGGATAGACGAGCAATTCTTCATTGGTGATCAACCGACGCTTTCTGGGAGCATCAAACGCACCGGGCCTGGCGGCGACATCCTCAATCTTAGCGCAGAACTACAGTTACTATCGTTCGAGTTTTCCGAGAATTCAGAACGGTTTGGCAGCGATGGTCTCCAAACTGCGCCAGATCGAACACGCAACTTGATCAGAGATGAGGGGCGTACGAAATACGAAATTGGAGGCGATTATGCATTTGACCTTGGCGAAGGTCGCTTCAAGCTCATTGGCCTTCATACCTCCGATGATACATTCCGCGCGCCCGCAGTTGTTACCAGTTTTTCCGATGTTAGCCCCGTCGCAGGAACCGAATTTCGGCGAGACGCCCGGGCCATTGAGAGCATTGCACGGGCAGAATACGCGTGGTCGGCGGGCCAGTCCAATTGGGAGATTAGTGTAGAGGGGGCGCTCAATAGCTTGGACGTGGAAAACGCACTTGCAGTGCGTGATGCCAACGGCGCACTACAAAATATCGATTTTCCAGACAGTAGCGTGAAGGAAGAGCGCGCCGAAGCGATCATCAACTATGCTCGCCCATTATCGCCAAACTTGTCGCTGCAGGCGGCATTGGGCGGAGAATACTCACAGATTCAACAATCTGGCGCTGCCGATCTGACGCGTAGCTTTATACGTCCGAAAGGCTCGCTCGCGCTGGCATGGCGCGCGTCGCCGAACCTTGATGTATCAACCAGCTTGGAACGTGAAGTCGGTCAATTGAACTTCTTCGATTTCATCGCTTCGGTTGATCCCAACAACGGTGATGACGTCGGGACCAATCCGAACCTCCGCCCGCCACAAAGCTGGGTCTTGGATGTGGAAGCAACGCGGGCGCTCGGTAAAGCGGGTAACATCACGCTACGCGCCTACAGAGAATGGATCAGCGACATCGTTGATCAGGTACCCATCGGCGCTGATGGAGAAGCCCCCGGCAACATCGATACCGCGAGCCGTTATGGTCTTGAATGGACCAGCACAATTTTGGGCGATGCAGTCGGTATTCCCGGAGCCAGACTGAACACGACGCTTGCCTTAGAGCGCAGCAGAGTCATCGATCCCCTGACAGGCGCGAGACGCGAGATAACTCGCAACCGCCAACGACGACTGAAAATCGATTTCCGTCACGACATCCCGCGCAGTGATATAGCCTGGGGTGCAAGCTGGCAGAATGATCGCGATGCGGCGATAGTCAGGTTAGATAGTGTTTTCCGCGAAACGCGCACTCCGGGCCATGCTGAGCTATTTGTCGAGCACAAGAACTTCATGGGCCTCACCGTTCGAGCTGCAGCCGTAAATGTGCTTGATGATAAGAGAGCAGGTGAGCGGCGGGTGTTTAACGGCCGCAGAACTGACCCGCTGGCATTCAGCGAAAGCAGGATGCTGGGAGAAGGGCTAATTTTCCGGCTGCGCATCGAAGGAAGTTTTTGA